One genomic segment of Naumovozyma castellii chromosome 7, complete genome includes these proteins:
- the NCAS0G00550 gene encoding uncharacterized protein (ancestral locus Anc_5.655), whose product MEAHQRKDMVEPQAKTPSTAPDLTSIMVSSSSKQSVSPTGSQTKSIMNASGTSGAVVNNTPEPGLKRIPTVTFSDPKFASSITGKAVTPNNIKDDVIGPGAKLSKINTKFPLDPNEGPGVIYSPSSILSSSMDSVNGGGSVNINNVLSGAINLETSEPESASQKKGKEHPHFIVEDSLHTPRSRSNSSSPRPSVSLHTGSSGGGIEREPSIVSRLSEPTLLESVMEENVTVVPAQTQIQDIAPNLIPKRENVKNVDPRLPQDDGKLHVLFGATGCLAVFKIKGIIKKLEEIYGKENISIQVILTEAATKFFTRRFMKKHNNSMSHANGNNNSNGDVHRILSDTSITSKASSHSSPSICNGSNNTTVGGNGSTSSNTNTNCLTSIELPPHIQFWTDQDEWDAWRQRTDPVLHIELRRWADILVVAPLSANTLSKISVGLCDNLLTSVIRAWNPSYPIFLAPSMVSSTFNTMMTKKQLNIIKDEMPWITVFKPSEKVMDINGEIGLGGMMDANEIVDKIVMKLGGYPKHQEEEKDDKGKKDDDEDEDEDEDEDDDEDDDDDDDDDDDDDDDDDDDDDDDDDDEDEDDDEEEEEEHCETATPTTPSILKSTIKTSST is encoded by the coding sequence ATGGAAGCACATCAAAGAAAGGACATGGTGGAGCCACAAGCGAAGACACCCTCCACGGCACCGGATCTAACGTCTATAATGGTCTCGTCGTCGTCCAAACAATCGGTAAGCCCCACGGGATCGCAAACCAAGTCTATCATGAACGCTAGTGGGACTTCGGGGGCCGTGGTCAATAACACTCCTGAACCTGGCTTAAAGAGAATCCCCACCGTCACGTTTAGTGACCCCAAGTTTGCTTCCTCCATTACGGGTAAAGCCGTGACTCCAAACAATATAAAGGATGATGTTATTGGTCCTGGGGCCAAGCTGAGCAAAATCAATACAAAGTTTCCCTTGGACCCAAATGAGGGGCCCGGAGTCATATATAGCCCTTCCTCGATACTTTCATCGTCCATGGATTCCGTTAATGGTGGTGGGAGTGTAAATATTAACAATGTATTGAGTGGTGCTATTAATTTGGAGACATCTGAACCGGAATCAGCATCGCAGAAAAAGGGGAAAGAGCATCCTCATTTCATTGTGGAGGATTCACTTCATACGCCGAGATCCAGATCCAATAGTTCTAGTCCTCGACCATCAGTCTCGTTACATACAGGTTCTAGTGGAGGTGGTATAGAGAGAGAACCATCGATTGTGTCACGATTGAGTGAACCGACGTTATTGGAATCTGTCATGGAGGAGAACGTTACTGTGGTACCTGCGCAAACGCAGATTCAAGATATTGCGCCCAATTTGATACCGAAAAGAGAGAATGTAAAGAATGTGGATCCCAGACTACCACAAGATGATGGGAAATTACATGTATTATTTGGTGCTACCGGGTGTCTTGCTGTGTTTAAGATTAAGGGaatcattaagaaattagaGGAGATTTATGGGAAGGAGAATATAAGTATACAAGTGATCTTAACTGAAGCTGCAACCAAGTTCTTCACGCGAAGATTTATGAAGAAGCATAATAATAGTATGTCGCATGCTAATgggaataataatagtaatggTGATGTACACAGGATATTGTCTGATACGTCGATTACTTCCAAGGCATCCAGTCATTCCAGTCCAAGTATATGTAATGGCTCCAACAATACTACTGTAGGTGGTAATGGTAGTACTAGTAGCAACACCAATACGAATTGTCTAACGTCCATTGAGTTACCACCACATATTCAATTCTGGACCGATCAAGATGAATGGGATGCCTGGAGACAAAGAACGGATCCCGTGTTACACATTGAATTACGTCGTTGGGCTGATATATTAGTGGTGGCGCCATTATCTGCGAATACGTTATCTAAGATTTCAGTGGGACTTTGTGATAATTTGTTAACTAGTGTCATTAGAGCCTGGAATCCAAGTTATCCTATATTTTTGGCTCCATCGATGGTTAGTAGTACCTTTAATACTATGATGACCAAGAAGCAGctgaatattattaaggACGAGATGCCATGGATTACTGTTTTCAAGCCATCTGAGAAAGTCATGGATATTAATGGTGAGATTGGTCTTGGGGGCATGATGGACGCCAATGAAATTGTAGACAAGATTGTGATGAAGCTTGGAGGATATCCAAAGCATCAAGAGGAGGAGAAGGATGATAAAGGGAAGAaagacgatgatgaagatgaagatgaagacgaagacgaagatgatgatgaagacgacgacgatgatgacgatgacgatgatgacgacgacgacgacgacgacgatgatgatgatgatgatgatgatgatgaagatgaagatgacgatgaagaagaagaagaagaacattGTGAAACGGCAACGCCCACGACGCCAAGCATACTCAAGTCGACAATAAAGACATCATCCACGTGA
- the TMC1 gene encoding Tmc1p (ancestral locus Anc_5.653), with the protein MAPITPIAKTSTSGSTNRVSKKTNTTTTTTPTTSSPSLSSSTLDKKKTKRSKKGKNACNFKGCTSPAAKFIGDCRFCQRQYCSKHRLMENHACEGLVSCKEEMHKRNADKLSSEQTKSPKIQI; encoded by the coding sequence ATGGCTCCCATAACACCAATAGCTAAGACATCCACTAGCGGATCTACCAATAGAGTATCCAAGAAGACAAATACAACCACTACTACTACGCCCACCACGTCGTCTCCGTCATTATCATCCTCTACGCTggacaagaagaagacgaaACGATCCAAGAAGGGCAAGAACGCATGTAATTTCAAAGGGTGTACGAGTCCCGCCGCCAAGTTTATTGGTGACTGTCGATTCTGTCAACGACAATATTGTTCTAAGCATCGTCTGATGGAAAACCATGCCTGCGAAGGGCTGGTCTCCTGCAAGGAGGAGATGCACAAGAGGAATGCAGACAAGTTGAGTTCTGAACAGACCAAGAGTCCGAAGATCCAGATATGA